AAAAGAGGCGGGGTCAATGTGGGGGTCGTCCATCTACCCACCCAGCTGCTTCCTGGCTGTTTGAGGTAAGAAACCCAGAAGCAACGGGGAAATTCCACCGAGCAGGGGTGTTGCCTTGGAACAGAGGCCCCAGGGGATGGGAGTAGCTGCCTgctggggacaggaaggggcTGAGGATCTCAGGTCCTGAAAGGCCAGTTTAGGCCCTAGAATGAATCACTGCAGAAGCTTAATGCAGACTACCATCAAACCCGCCAAGGACTTGGGCCATAAACCTCCTTTATGCCCGGGCCACGGGGCCACCTCCAAGACTCATTCTCTGAACAGTCCATGGGATTTGACCACCCAAGTCCCTTACCTCTTGGTCCAGGGACAGGCCTCCTTCTCCGGTAGTTCCAATGGGGTGGACATTCTGCCCCCCTCCAGGCTTGAAGGTGCTTTGTGACCCAGGCCCATGCAGCCCTCGCTAAATGACAGTGACCGGTTCAAGAAGGGCGTATGACCGAACCAAGCTAACTGCAGCCAAAGAAACTCAGGTCCGGGACTTCTGATCAAGATCTTGGGACAGTGGACTCCCCCCCCGCAGGACTTGGACCTGCAGGGCAGGGCCATTTTTGGAATCCTCAGGGGACGATCAGTCTCAGGTGGCCAGTGCAGTACAGGGTCTAGCTGAGAAAGAGAGACACCGAGCGGTGTGATCTGGGACAAGTCACTAAACTTCCCAGAAAGGCTACTTCCTTAAGCCTCTAAAGATCATAATGAGGGCAAAAGAAAATAACACGCATTTAGCACTGAGCATACAGTACGTTCTCGGCGCATGTACCCTCCCAGTGCGGTTCACCCCACGTAGACCCGCTTAAGCGCAGGCACATGCAGCAGACACGTGGGTGTAGAGAGGAAGGCCATCCTGGTTCCCAAGGGTTCGCTCTTGATCAGCTCTGACCTCACTGTGTCGCTCCTGTTAGTCTTACCAGGAAGCCAAGAGAGTAGAGAGGACAGGAGCAAGGGCCTTGGGGGTCAGAGAGACCTAAGTCCTAGCCCTGCTcagtgaccttaggcaagttacctaacctctcttaGGCTTGTTCCCTTGTTAGTAACATAGGGAAGGCGATGCCCAGCTCATAAGGGGGTACAAGGATGAAAGCGCGAGGCAACGTACACCATGCTTAACACAACTATTTTCCCAGATCCTAGCCAGGGATCTTCCTAAGCGCCAGTCCTTAAGGCTCGGTCTCATTCCTGCCTCGCAGAGCTCAGCCATGGCCATGACCTCCAGTCCACGACCTCCTTGACAACTACCAAAACTCTGTGTTCAGTCTCGCCTCTCTCCAGAATGTCGATCTCCTGGCATCTCCACCACAATgtcccccaggcatcccagatcCAACAGGTTGTCCTGGCTGGCCCACCACGCTCTGCACGATTTGCGTCTGTCACCTTGGCCTTGGCTTCTTCCCCTTTACATGAGCAGGTTGTAGTACATCACGATGGAGCCTCTCTCAGCCCTAACGTCCTAGGATTCTCAGCTCTGCGTCATCTCCCCCAGACTCGCCACCCTCCACAGCAGCACACCGCCCAGCTCACAAACTTAGAGTCAGATGCATTCATCACAGCCCCCAAGCCTGCGAGAGTCTCCCTCGAGAGGTTCCCTATCTCTCACGCCTCCCTGTAGCCATGCCTGTCACGCTAGTCCAGACCGCTACATCAGGACATCCAGGATGGACCCCGCATCCAGGCTCTAGCACCGGCTTCCCCGTCCACCCCACCCTCTACTCTTTCCATGCATGGGGCCAGGGGTCCATGAGGGACTTAGAGCAGCTTCTCTCCCAAACAGACTCCGCAGAGAGTCTGGGCCACCTCATGTCACCCTCAAGAATGGAGCTTCACTCCAGATAATATCAGCACCTTGgagattctttttaagattgGGGATGAGGGAAGGAAACTTTCATGGTGTTCATactagatactcaataaatgtatgttaaattcattcattcactcatgctTTTCAAGCATGACCTCCTAGATGGCTGTGTCCAGTGAGATCATGCCAGAGACCCCTCCTGCGCCAATCTTATGAAAACTACGAAACTTCGCTTCCCAAGAGCACATttgcatgtgatttttttttttttgcacaaaatTTCAGGGGGTTCTTAGACCCCCAAACCCATCTATAGAGCAAAGTTGACCCCCAACtgagcccattttacagatggggagatgGGAATGCAAaggcagggaggggctctccctATCTCCATACACTGGCTCATGTCCTCCCCCTGCTGGGCCCACACCCAGCTCCAGGTCTGTGGTTTTGAGTAGGAACTCCCACCACACCTGGCGTGTCTGTGCTGTTTCCTCATCCATGTGAGAGTGACCAGGCAAGGCTGTAGGGAGGAGGTGGTGTACACAAGAAACCAGCCCGGCCCGTGTAGGATTTTGGAGGCTGGAAACAGTGTTGCCGTCTAAAGTGGTCACGGAAGGCTTCGCGGAAGAGGAGAGCCCTGCCTGAGCCTCAATTTTGGGTGCcggagggaggcaggggccagGGGTTATTAATAGGCCTGGCTTGATGGGCCCAGGGAGGGTGAATGTGATACAGACACCCAGTACCGAGGCTGGGAAGTACCTGACACCAGaaggggagggggccgggggccgggggtaGCGCCACCTCCCAAAATAGCCAGAGCAGAAGCCTATATAGGTGGCCGTCCCACCTCGAGGCTCACTTCCCTGCAGGACCTCCCACCCGCCCGGGCTTTCAGTACAGGTtccagccctcctcccccacccaaggTGAGTGGCAGCTACTGAGGCTGGAGGTCGGCTACAGTGGGGAGGAGGCCAGATGGAAGGGACAGCCACATCGTCCCTGCCCCCAGGGAgacagggctgggagggggcactGAAAGGTCAGCAGCTGAGGAGTCCAGGTCCGAGAGTACGGATTCCTCAGCTCTCCATCCGAACTCCTGGTGTGACCTGGGACCGATCCCTCCTCCTGGCTGGGCCTCAGGTTCCCCACCTTGGAACGAGAGGGGTGGAGCCAGGCGTCTGTGGACTCTGATGATGCCATCAGAGAAGGCCCATGAGTgggcagaggaggcaggaggaagggctaTGGAGGGTTGGCCGGCCGGCCCCAATAACATCGTCTGGTGCTCTGACTGGGTGGACTCTGGCCCAGAGAGGGTGTCAAGCTGATGAAAGGCTTCTCTAGCAGAGAGagttggaggaaggagggaagatgggcCTGTGCTGAGGTTCCTGCCTTTGACACGGGGGTCAGTGTTTGGGCATGGTCTGTGGCTCAGATGGGTGGGACTTcacaggactggatcctgggCAGCGGGGAGGGGCTCCATGGATGAGGGTCACTGAACTCCAAGTTAGCAGACCCAGCAGggggtctctctctgccaactgcCTAGCTGTGTGTCTTTAGGCCATTCACTCACCCTCTCTGGCCTCAATTTCCCCACCAGTAAAACATAAGGATCCTTCAGCTAGGGAAACAGACTCTCCAGGTAGACCCCCGGCATGAGCTGAGCCCGGGGGCTGAAATAATTTCACAGAAGCCCAGCACGTCCCAGTGAACAGCTtggctgggggctgggacagCAGAGGCTGCTGAAGGGTCCACAGAGGGCCATGCAGCAAGAGACGGCGGGTCAGGAGACAGAGCCTCTGCTCCTTAGAAGCCAGCCGGAGGGCTGTGGACTGAAGGAGCTGACTCACAGGGAGGAGGGCAGCCCGAGTGGCGTCGTcctaaggtttccaggaagggcAGCCGTCCAGGGCTGAGCCGAGGGAGACGGTGTTGACAGCAAGTGTGCCGGAACTCGGGCAGCTGGGCAGTTCTCCCCAGCCACCCACCAAGGGGCACCAGACTCAGCCCCGCCCCACCTGCGCACACCTTCCGTTGGAGGCTCAAGATCCCACCCCAAGGGACCACCAACACCATCAACACAAGGGAGGGACGCAGACAACCAGAAAAGGAGTAGGTCATAACCCAAGGTCACGCAGGGACTTAGCACAGCCGTAGATCTAGAACCCAGGCATCCCGACTCCCCATCCAGTGCTCTGTAAACTGTAGAGGCAGCTGGTTGCAGCCTGAATCCTGGGGAGACCGTGGGAAAGAATGCAACTGGTCTCTGGCTGCCTAAGATTAGGAAGTGTCACGTTTCCCGGAGAAGATGTTCAAGCCACGAAGCCTGCTGAGCTTGTCTAGAAAGTGTGGGCTGAAGGTTCCAGCCTCTCCCCAGACATGGGTCTTTTGGTCGCCTGGTGGGGAGAGGGTGCAGAAAGAGTTTAAGgggcctctcccacctcccctctcccaaaAGCTTTGTGGGGGGCAGGAGTCTGGACCCACACTACAGTCAGTGGCTCAGAAGACCAGGGAAGCAAGTAGTTGGTGGAGATCTGAGAACAGTTCTTTAGAAAGTCAgactaggggggaaaaaaaaggtttcagTGCATCCCTGGCCAGATGTGGGATGGGGCATCTGGAAAGGGCTCCCCGGGCAGCAGCCTAGCCTCTCCGGGCTGCCTCCTCCCAGTGGCCTTGGGGTTCAGGTTTCCAGACCTCAGCGCTCAGATTTTGCAGCATAAATTTGCATCCAGGACAGACGAGAGCGGAGGCTGAGGTAGGAGGGAAGACAGAACGGGAGTAGGACCCAGGGGCCCACCAGGCTGTAGGCCTGGCCCCTGGCGGTTGGGTATCCTCCCCCCAGCGGCGGGACATCCTCCGAGGTGCACGAACCCGAGAAGCTGCGCCGCACCAGGCGGGCGCCTCCTGCGTGCCCTTGACGGCAGGAGAGCCCTCCAGCCCCGGCTGGGGACGCGGGCGCCCCATCAATCCCACGGCACCGGCCGTGGCCCCAGGGATCCCGAGGACCCCCGGCGGGGCGAGGCGGGAGCGGCATCGGGTCGGCGCGTCCGCCGGACCCCGGCAGCTCTGCGAGACTGAGCCGCTCTGGCTGCGCGCCCAGCCCCGCGCCCCCTGGCTCTGCGCCAGGCCGGCGGGCGTGCGCCCGGCGCGCAGCACTGCAGCGCTGGTCATATGAGCAGAAATGATGAGAAAAGCACTTTTTAATCTTTTCGCACTTGCTCTGCGCGCTCAAACAGTTGCAGGATGTCGATGACAGACTTGCTCAGCGCTGAGGACATCAAGAAGGCAGTGGGGGCCTTTACCGGTGAGCAGCgcgctcccctccccagccctctcccctgATCCACCACCCTGGCCCTGCACCCCCCCGGGTCGCGCGGCTAGACAGTCCTCCGGAGCGCTCCTCTGCCCAAGCATCCTGCGGGGAGCTGTCTGGACGGAGCAGGGGGTTCCTCGGCATTTCCCAACTCCTCTCGAGCGGGACTTGGCGCAGGGAGCCGGTGGGGAGGCCGGGTGGTGCTCTGCCAGACAACGGAAACTTGCCGGTGCCAAAGACAGGGTGGCCGTGCTGCGAGGATTCGGGGTCCAGACAAAGGGCAAACACCGGGGTCCAAAGCGGACCTTCCAGGTCCTTGTGGGCGCTTGATACTTCCCCTTTAAGGCACTTGGAGGGGCGCGGGTGCGCAAGCCTTCTCTCCAAGCAGCCCTTTTCGGAGGCCCCCCGTTGAGAACGGGACTCTACTTGGCTGGCGGTGGCTGGCTCCTTTGCAGTCCAAGCCCCTCTCTGGGGCCCAGGGCACCCCTCCCCACtcgccccccccaccaccaccaaggaCCCGCAAGCGATCAAGCATTCCAGGGATCGAATGGGGTGACCTTCCCCGCAGCTGGCATTGTTTCCGCCCAACCCTGCGGGGGGCATCCTCAGCGCTTGCAACTTCCAGCCTCCATAGGTTGCCCAGGTTGTGGGGTGGGCAgtctaacctctctgagctgccCTGGACTTGAGCACTTAGTTGCCtacctgcttcttccctctgctcccctagctggggaaactgaggctgggaggagaccagaaacttgcccaaggtcacctagaACAGAAGGGGGATTAGAACTAAGGTCATCTCCAGGTCTTGGTCCCCCTCCTTAGTGTCAGAGGTGGACCTGTCCTTCCCTCAGCTCAAGGCTGAGGGGAGGACATGACTCTCAACAggatccctccctccctgccacacCAAAACGACTCTAATTGTACCCTTTCCGGGTGTTCCTGAAAGGGAGCTTAGCACACAGAAAATTGGGGAGGGGGCGTCCCATTTCCTTTTTGCTTGGCATCCCCCTCCTCAGGGTATGAAGAAGTTCTGGAAGGCTACCCTTCCAGGGGTGCTGGGATAACCCACCCAAGACTCCTTGACCAAACTTCTCCCTCTGAAAAGAAACTTAACTGGGAGTTCCTGGGGAGCCTTCCAACACACCCCCAACTCCCACCAGAATTGATATCAGTGGCAAAGCCAGGGTTTCTgggtcctccccctcctcctccccctgtaTGACCTTGAGAGAAACTTTGTCTTCCCTGTGTTGGTCGATTTTCTGGCAATACAATCTGTGGCCGAGAAAAAAGGTCAGCCCCCGCAGACATACACACACCACGTTCACACCACCTCCAAATCCCCAGCCCATCCCCATTTAGCCAACACCCAAAAGCCTTCATGGAAGCCAGGAAGCTGCTCTGTCTTCAAAGGTGATCCTGCTCCCAGGGAAGGGCATAGCAGAGTGGTCTACCTTTTGTAcctctagctgtgtgaccttgggccaagCACTATCCATCCATCCGCGCTGGTCTGGGCTCCTTCCGCCCTCCCAGACAGGAgcatccctccatcccccagcATGGCCCAGGGAGCTCAAATCAACAAATACTGCTACCCTCCCTGTTCTCCTGCCTTTCCCTACTGCCCCTCCTGCCCTTCCCTACCATCTGCCTTTGTCCTCATTTTAACCGGACCCTCTCCACCCTGCCCCCACAGCTGTCGACTCCTTCGACCACAAAAAGTTCTTCCAAATGGTCGGCCTGAAGAAGAAGAGCCCGGATGATGTAAAGAAGGTGTTCCACATCCTGGATAAAGACAAGAGCGGCTTCATCGAGGAGGATGAGCTGGGGTAAACTGAGGCCTGCAGGGACCGCCCAGCCTGAGAGGGTGTGGGGGTTGGGACTCTGGCTTCTGAGGGCCCATCAgatctgccccttctctctgcaCATTTGGCAGAAAATATCTGTGCTTCACCACTATTGTTTCCGGAAGAATGAAATCGGCAGCAGAAAGTGCAACTTACTAGATTAAATTATAGCCACTTAATATTGCTAATGGGATGAGGCTACTTAATATTTAAACACACAGGAAGAGGCAGGTTTTCTGGATGCCTAACGCCATGTGCAAGACAGAGAGCGCTAGCTGGagtatttatttcattgatttttcatttGCCTCAAAGGCACCCTCCACCATCCTGCAGACtgcacccccctacccccacttcTGTACCAGCGCAGCTAAAGCAGTGTCTGGACAAGTGGGGGATGCAGAACCGACTCTGAGGTTCAGAAGTCCTGAGAACAAAGCGGAGGAGGGGAAGATTATGACTAGGAAAATGCACCTGGCTCGTGTCTCCCCACCCAGCTGTGCCTTACATCACTCTCTGGCCAAGATGGCCTTGAATTTCGTCctaaagagaagggggagggtgtggagagagACCTTTCCGTAGGAACCTCCCTACCCATCCAATCCCACCCCAAATCATTTTGCAAGGATACCCTTTGTCTAGAACCTTCTCCTTCTACCtacccacacacatatacacacagactgaCTTCTACTAGTCCTCTAGGCGTCACCCTCTCCAGGAAGTCTCCCTGGTTTTCCCCCTCATCCCAGGTGGGATGGATGCACCCTCTGAGCACCCTTCTCTATCCCCATCATTGCATCCATCATCCTGTGTGGTCTCGCTCTGAGCACTCGACCTCCTCCTCATTTTTTCGGGTGACTTCCTTCTCTGTGGCCCCGATTTCCAGCATGGCCCCGGCACAGAGAAGACACTTTTGCATTTTTGgggttggttgaaaaaaaaagcaaatgcagGTGCCCTGCCCAGAGTGAGGTCGGCCTTTCGCCGAGGACGGGCTGTCCCTCCCTGCATGCCCCCCCGTTAAAGCACAACCACAGCCCAGGCCGCCCGGCACAACACAGCCACTGCACGCCCACTGCCGGCCGCCTCTCCCAGTTGCCCGCTGCCGCTGCGCAGGTGCCTGCCCACCATCCGGACACTGTTCCTGCAAGGTGACCTCCACGTGATTCCCTCCCCGGCTTTTCTCCCCAGATTCATCCTGAAGGGCTTCTCCCCAGATGCCAGAGACCTGTCTGTGAAAGAAACCAAGACACTGATGGCCGCTGGAGACAAGGATGGGGACGGCAAGATTGGGGTCGATGGTAAGTAGCCATGACCTGGGGCCAGAGCACATCGTGGATCTTGGGATTTTCGGATGCTAAGAGCTTGGAGCTATCTCTGTCTcaggagagagacaggaggggtCTCCCACTCCTCAGGATTAGAAGGAAAAGGCAATGCATTAGGCTGAGAGCTCTAGCCAGGAACACACGCAAAACACctggtacattttattttttctgaatttgaacAACCCGAAAGAAATAGATACGTTTTCCCTCCCTACTACGCAAGGAATCAAGGAGAATTTGGGGATTTTCCCTGAACTTCGCCTGCACTTTTACCTGGATTCTGGTGCCGGCTCTGCccaactggctgtgtgaccttgggccgtctctgtccttctctgggcctcagtctcccaaCCGTAACCTGAGGAGATGAGGCCAACTGATCCCCAAGGACCCTGTGGGTTCTCATGTTTCTCAAAGTCCAGGGATGGAAATTCCTTGTCTTCTATCGTCCTCAGCATCTTGTCCTGGTATCCTGTAACGTTGGGTTTCAAAAACCTGTTTGGGCTTCACCCAAATATACCCTTCCCGCATTGTAGGAGAGCCAGGAAAAACAGCCAACTGGCAATCACCTGGGAATCAGGAAAAGGAGTATTGAACCCTGCCTTGCTTTGGGGGCTTTGCTTTCAGAACAAAGGAGGGGCTGGCGGTCCACCATCCCACATCCTTCTCCGTTCAGAACGAATATTCACAGAACACACAGAACACACCCCAGCAGCGTTATCTTTCTTAGCATCCCAACAGCCTGGAGAATGATCTcgattttgcagatggggaaactgaggcaggggatGCTTAGCCTGTTCAAAGAGCTAGGATGGAAGTGAGTGAGCCGGGATTTAGAATAACCCTTTCCAGCAAGTTGTGTCTCATCTTCTAATCGTCCTTCCCGTCAACCTAAGAGAAAACTGTGTAGGGGCGCTTGGCCTCATGGGCTCAAATCCCTACCACTTTCTGGCggtgtgactttgggcaactcCAGTAACTATTCTGGGCTTCAGTTGTCTCATCTCTGAACTGAGGATAACGACAGTCCTTATCCCATGGGATTGTCGTGAGCATTAGATGTGTTAATGTGTAAAGGGTTTAGAATAGTGTCTGGCAGGAGTCGGGGCTATATATGTGTTTGttacctaaatttttaaaaacagggacTAGGTTGTCTTCATCCTTTTATATTCAGTATAGAGCCCACATCTCCCCCAAAGCAGGCACTTAATAAACGTCCGTTCCGAGTGTAGAGACCAGCCCTCCAGGCTCTGCTTCCTGTCTGCGCTTCCCCAGCTATGACCTTGGCCCCGGCCCCTCTCTACACCCAGTTCCCGTGCCAGCAAGTGGGGTTCACGGTTTAAATCCCAAGACCTGGTTGGGCTCATCATGAAAATTAAGTGGCTATTGACACAAAATGGCTCTGGGAAAGCTGAAAGGCTTCTGAATGTGGGTGTACGTGATTAAAGTTTTATGCCCGAGACCAAAATGGAGAAACTTGGGCAAGGTCAGGCTGAACGAGTCCCCTGGCATTCCAGCGCCAGCTGTCTCTCCTGCGCTGCGAAGGAGGGAGGTGATTTTAAAGGAGCGGGTGCAGAAAGTGCTGGAGAGAAATGGGTGGCTGGTCTTGGCTGGTCTTGGCGGGTCCGCGAGTGGCGAGTAGCACATCTCCCCAGGCTCCTTCCTGAGAGCCCCACCTGGGAATGGGGTTCCCATCGGGACCCCAACCCAAACCTCCAGACCTGCTTCCCCTTTTTATGGGCAGCCAGTAGGCTGGAGCTGGGCAGGAAGCGGTAGGCGGGGCCTTCATGGATGGCTGCTCACTAGCAACCTACATGATAAAGAAAAACCAGGCCATACCCTAGGCTGCTTCCCtccgcctccctccctgcccatctCCAGTCTTAAAGAGCTAACCCAACTCTTCCAACAGATCCAACAGACGTTTCCCGAGTAGCAAGCCAGTGCGAGGCTGTCAGGGAGGGAAAGATGAATTCAACCCTATTCCCAGAGGTCCTGTTTCCTGGCTGGGTGCCCCAGAGCAGAGGCCCAGCAGCCCTGAGCCCCAGTTGCTCATCGATGAGCTGGGCATGACGACACATCGCTCACAGGCATCTGTGAGGTTCCGTGACCCGAAGCATGTTAAGCGCAGCCAGCGCCCAGCACATTGCAAGTTCTCGGCCAGCAGCAGCCACGATGCTATTTCTATCCTAGCTGCAAGGTGCTTACAGTTCCATGTATATGTACACAAAGGAATGCCAACACCTGGAGGTTGCGGAGGAGCCTTCTGGAGAGGGCGAGATGGCGGAGTGGAGGCGTATGGGAGGCTGGGGACAGGAAGCCGCTGGCCGGAGGAGGGGGCCGGGGGTGTTCCTGGGAGAGCTCAGGGCAAGGTGTTGGTTTCAGCAAGGGCACAAGGCTGGGAGGTTTAGGGATGTCTAGAAACGGGCAAGAAAGTTGTTTGGCTGGAggtggaagaagagagagacttGTTAGCTGTGTGGTAACGCGTGCCGAACCCTGCCCGAGCGTCACCTAGGACGGAGGATGGAGGGGCTGGTGCAGAAGGAGCAGCGTCCGCGCCCTAGGCACACTGGATGCAAACCCAGGGGTGTCTGCCAGCGCTTTCCAGCTCAGGATGACCGATGGGAGGTCTGGGGGTCAGGGCAGAATGAAACAGGGTGGGGCAGGAGAAGAAACAGGGGGCGGATCCCCGGAGTCAGCAGGGCCCCACGTGGTACACTTTTGAGAATGGAAGATACATGTACCTCCCTTTCTCACCTCCACCCCAAACATGGTACTTTTTCTGGAGGGTGCCGGGAAGGATGGGGTGACGATGTCTGGTAGGCAGTGAGATGGGAGGCAGAGGACTTTGCAGTCCCCTGGGAAGTTCTGTTTCAGCCACGATGCTTTCCTGCCTGTTTCCTATAAAGGCAAAGGGTTCCAAGCCCTGCCCAGCAGCAGGAGGATGCTTTCAACTGCTGGTGGGACCCGAGGGAAGTTACGGAACCCCATCTGACCTTCAGGTGCCTGATCTTTATAATCAGGAGCCAGTCACTGGGGTCCCAGCCAGGTCTGGGATTCCAACGGATGCCTCAGCAAATAAACCTCTAAGCAGAGGACCAGCTGAGCCCGGGCCACCTAGCATAATGAGAGCAGTAACGTCAAACTCACGGAGCACTTAccgtgtgtcaggcactgtgctcagcatTTTACGCCCCCGATCTTCCTAGCTGTCTCTGAAGTGGAGACTAttactatcttcattttatagacgAGGACACCGAGGCTCGGAGAGGCTAGGGCTTTGCCTAAACCTCATGTCTTGGAAGAGGCAAGGTCAGGATCTGAGCTCACGTGTGCTGGATCAAAGCACGTGCCCTGTGCGTGCTCTGCTCATTCATGGAGTTCAGCGAGCACCTACCCTAAGATGATTTTATGTACTGACTTattgcctgcttctctctcccccgctGCGATGCCAGGTCCACAAAAGCAGGAATTTTGTCTTGTTCCGTTCTGACCCCACCACCTAGAATAGGGCCTGACACACAGAAGGGGCACAAGGGAAGTTTGCTGAATGaacgaatgagtgaatgaatgaatacatggcCAGCTCTGGGGCTGCAG
This DNA window, taken from Meles meles chromosome 7, mMelMel3.1 paternal haplotype, whole genome shotgun sequence, encodes the following:
- the PVALB gene encoding parvalbumin alpha; translated protein: MSMTDLLSAEDIKKAVGAFTAVDSFDHKKFFQMVGLKKKSPDDVKKVFHILDKDKSGFIEEDELGFILKGFSPDARDLSVKETKTLMAAGDKDGDGKIGVDEFSTLVAES